In a single window of the Jaculus jaculus isolate mJacJac1 chromosome 9, mJacJac1.mat.Y.cur, whole genome shotgun sequence genome:
- the LOC101599554 gene encoding cytochrome c oxidase assembly factor 3 homolog, mitochondrial — translation MAARGAGDPVDVKSGKAPFAQPIDPAREKLTPAQLQFMRQVQFAQWQKTLPQRRTRNIVTGLGIGAVVLAIYGYTFYSVSQERFLDELEDEAKAARARARERASGY, via the exons ATGGCGGCGCGTGGAGCTGGCGACCCTGTGGACGTGAAGAGTGGAAAGGCCCCGTTTGCTCAGCCCATAGACCCGGCGCGGGAGAAGTTGACGCCCGCGCAGCTGCAGTTCATGCGGCAGGTGCAGTTTGCCCAGTGGCAGAAGACGCTGCCGCAGCGGCGGACCCGGAACATCGTGACCGGCTTAGGCATCGGGGCCGtggtgttagccattt ATGGTTACACCTTCTACTCGGTGTCCCAGGAGCGTTTCCTTGATGAATTGGAAGATGAGGCCAAAGCCGCCCGAGCCCGGGCTCGAGAGAGGGCGTCCGGATACTGA
- the Cntd1 gene encoding cyclin N-terminal domain-containing protein 1 — protein sequence MDGAVRPRLASSSADLKFGAVATETIENALLHLAQQNERAVQEAAGRTGSFRETRIVEFVFLLSEQWCLEKSVSYQAVEILERFMVKQAENICRPAPVQPRVDTKTESQDWRTLKEQLFNKFLLRLVSCVQLASKLSFHYRIVSNIAVLDFLQALGHLHTKEELLESELDVLKSLNFQINLPTPLAYVEMLLEVLGYNGCLVPAIQLHATCLTLLDLVYLLHEPIYESLLRASIENSTPSQLQGEKFISVKEDFMLLAVGIIAASAFIQNHECWRQVVGHLQSITGIALESIAEFSYAILTHSVGANTPGQQQPVPPHKAARALRTAVPSNT from the exons ATGGACGGAGCCGTGAGGCCGAGGTTGGCCTCCTCCTCCGCTGACCTAAAGTTCGGAGCGGTGGCCACCGAGACCATAGAAAACGCCCTGCTTCACTTGGCCCAACAGAATGAGCGAGCGGTGCAGGAGGCTGCAGGACGGACGGGCAGCTTCAGGGAGACCCGGATCGTGG AGTTTGTTTTTCTCCTGTCAGAACAATGGTGTCTGGAGAAATCTGTGAGCTACCAGGCTGTAGAAATCCTAGAAAG GTTTATGGTTAAGCAGGCAGAGAATATCTGCAGGCCAGCTCCGGTGCAGCCAAGAGTTGACACCAAGACAGAGTCGCAGGATTGGAGGACTCTGAAAGAGCAGCTTTTCAACAAGTTTCTCCTCCGTTTGGTGTCATGTGTTCAGCTGGCTAGCAAACTTTCCTTCCACTACAGA ATCGTCAGCAACATTGCAGTGTTGGACTTCCTCCAGGCTCTAGGGCACCTGCACACTAAAGAAGAGCTGCTGGAGTCAGAACTTGATGTTTTGAAGTCCCTGAACTTCCAGATAAATCTGCCCACTCCTCTGGCAtatgtggagatgctccttgaagTTCTAG GATACAATGGCTGTTTGGTCCCAGCCATACAACTCCATGCAACTTGCCTGACCCTCCTTGACCTGGTCTATCTTCTGCATGAGCCCATCTATGAGAGCCTACTGAGGGCTTCAATTGAGAACTCCACACCAAGTCAGCTACAAGG GGAAAAGTTTATCTCTGTAAAGGAAGACTTCATGCTGTTGGCAGTTGGAATCAttgcagcaagtgctttcatCCAAAACCATGAATGCTGGAGGCAG GTTGTGGGGCATTTGCAGAGCATCACTGGCATTGCCTTGGAAAGCATTGCTGAGTTCTCTTATGCAATCCTGACTCACAGCGTGGGAGCCAACACGCCTGGGCAACAGCAGCCTGTTCCTCCCCACAAGGCAGCCAGAGCTCTGAGGACTGCTGTTCCCTCCAACACATGA